In Serratia marcescens subsp. marcescens ATCC 13880, a single genomic region encodes these proteins:
- the exbD gene encoding TonB system transport protein ExbD, which produces MAMRLNEDLDDSGELHEINVTPFIDVMLVLLIIFMVAAPLATVDIRVDLPASSAKPQPRPEKPVFLSVKADKQLYVGDQPVNADQLTSVLDQRTQANKETTIFFQADKSVDYETLMSVMDTLRKAGYLKVGLVGMEGAAK; this is translated from the coding sequence ATGGCGATGCGCTTAAATGAAGATCTGGACGACAGCGGCGAACTGCATGAAATCAACGTGACGCCGTTTATCGACGTCATGTTGGTGCTGTTGATCATCTTTATGGTGGCCGCGCCGCTGGCAACGGTAGATATCCGCGTCGATCTGCCGGCTTCTTCCGCCAAGCCGCAGCCGCGGCCGGAAAAACCGGTGTTCCTGTCGGTGAAGGCCGACAAGCAGCTCTACGTCGGCGATCAGCCGGTGAATGCCGATCAGCTGACTTCTGTGCTGGATCAACGCACCCAGGCTAACAAAGAAACCACCATCTTCTTCCAGGCGGACAAGAGCGTGGACTATGAAACGCTGATGAGCGTGATGGACACCCTGCGTAAAGCCGGCTACCTGAAAGTGGGGCTGGTGGGCATGGAGGGCGCCGCCAAGTAG